In Arachis stenosperma cultivar V10309 chromosome 1, arast.V10309.gnm1.PFL2, whole genome shotgun sequence, one DNA window encodes the following:
- the LOC130982717 gene encoding uncharacterized protein LOC130982717: MLNFDNQAAGERRLLQLNELEEFRFQAYENAKIYKEKANKWHDQKLARREFVEGQKVLLYNSRLKFFLGKLKSRWSGPFTILKVSPYGHIELIEDKTQRTFTVNGHRLKHYLGNSLDKQRVNYTLG; the protein is encoded by the coding sequence ATGTTAAACTTTGATAATCAAGCTGCTGGAGAAAGACGACTACTACAACTCAATGAGCTAGAAGAATTCAGATTTCAAGCTTATGAgaatgccaaaatttacaaggaaaaagcaaatAAGTGGCATGATCAAAAGCTAGCGAGAAGAGAGTTTGTAGAAGGTCAAAAAGTGTTGCTGTATAACTCAAGGCTCAAATTCTTCCTAGGGAAGCTAAAGTCAAGATGGTCTGGACCCTTCACAATTCTTAAGGTGTCTCCCTATGGTCACATAGAGCTTATAGAGGACAAGACACAGAGAACTTTCACTGTTAATGGCCACAGACTTAAGCATTATTTGGGAAACTCATTGGATAAACAAAGAGTGAACTACACCCTAGGCTAA